One Agrobacterium vaccinii DNA window includes the following coding sequences:
- the lptG gene encoding LPS export ABC transporter permease LptG, producing the protein MMFGTLARYFLKRYAMTTFWFLLGISAIIFLADFSETARRMSGLPGYSVPAALGLTALRLPLILQQTVPFIALFVGMTTLISLNRRYELVVTRAAGISAWQFILPFIGGAILLGVLAVTVLNPIAAWGESKSLAVESGWRNEGGSTRQQQVLPWLRQSSGGQDTIIGAKSFEDNGTLLKDVVLIHLDKAGNILLRQDAKSAKLEDGYWLLNDVAEIRPGHVPSRESTARISTNLRREFVQERLTQPETVAFFELSHKIEVAQSFGISSKALETQYHFLLSMPFLLVAMTLIAATVSLKFSRFAQSRSVILGGIVSGFVLYVVTVLVRAFGSSGVVPPFVAVWVPVVVALALGATILLHQEDG; encoded by the coding sequence ATGATGTTCGGCACCCTCGCCCGCTATTTCCTCAAGCGTTACGCCATGACGACGTTCTGGTTTCTGCTTGGTATTTCCGCAATCATTTTCCTGGCCGATTTCAGTGAGACAGCCCGACGCATGTCCGGCCTGCCCGGATACTCGGTTCCAGCAGCCCTTGGTCTGACGGCGCTTCGTCTTCCGCTCATTTTGCAGCAGACCGTGCCGTTCATCGCCCTCTTTGTTGGTATGACGACGCTGATTTCGCTCAACCGGCGCTATGAGCTGGTTGTGACGCGCGCTGCCGGCATTTCCGCTTGGCAATTCATTCTGCCCTTCATCGGCGGTGCGATCCTTCTCGGCGTTCTGGCCGTGACGGTGCTCAACCCTATCGCTGCCTGGGGCGAGAGCAAGTCGCTCGCAGTCGAATCGGGTTGGCGCAATGAAGGCGGATCGACACGCCAGCAACAGGTCCTCCCCTGGTTGCGCCAGAGCAGCGGCGGGCAGGATACGATCATCGGCGCCAAAAGCTTCGAAGACAACGGAACGCTGCTGAAAGATGTCGTCCTGATTCACCTCGACAAGGCCGGTAACATCCTTCTCAGACAGGATGCGAAGTCGGCTAAGTTGGAAGATGGTTACTGGCTTCTTAACGACGTGGCGGAGATTCGTCCCGGTCATGTACCAAGCCGGGAATCGACGGCACGAATCAGCACCAATCTGAGACGCGAGTTCGTGCAGGAGCGCCTGACACAGCCCGAAACCGTTGCTTTCTTTGAGCTTTCTCACAAAATCGAGGTCGCTCAGTCCTTCGGCATTTCGTCCAAGGCGCTTGAGACGCAGTACCACTTCCTGTTGTCCATGCCTTTTCTTCTCGTGGCGATGACCTTGATCGCCGCGACTGTTTCATTAAAGTTCAGCCGTTTTGCACAGTCTCGTTCAGTGATTCTGGGTGGAATCGTTTCCGGCTTCGTGCTTTATGTAGTAACCGTGCTCGTAAGGGCATTCGGGAGTAGCGGGGTTGTCCCTCCCTTCGTCGCGGTCTGGGTTCCAGTTGTCGTGGCATTGGCGTTGGGTGCAACCATTCTGCTTCATCAGGAGGACGGCTAG
- the lptF gene encoding LPS export ABC transporter permease LptF — MTLLERYILRRATQMFLVALLPVLAIIWTIQVLQRINLVTDTGQSMGSFVTLATMLLPTLIPVVLPFALVIAITQTLTAMNTDSELAIIDASGAPRSIIFKPILILGTVLSLVSFGITNFAEPPARTAARQMVAAAYADLLSSVIEEKTFRTIQDGLYVQIGQRQGRILRGLFVADRRDPNYDLIYYAKEGMIDEGGTSLTMRDGEVQQKTPDGKVSVVKFLSYAFDLSTMSEKSDNETSISSSDASLSFLLSPDPTVDSYKKSPGGFRSELHRRLSDWMFPFVFALISLVVAADARSHREARLHPMVAALITAFMLRWLGFYFTNQVKQSAAFIPFVYAVPFVSGGIATFLLLSGKKLLMPRAFGNALQTIQKRFSSSKAPGAGGQSA; from the coding sequence ATGACGCTTCTTGAACGATACATATTGCGACGTGCGACGCAGATGTTTCTGGTCGCGCTGCTGCCTGTTCTGGCGATTATCTGGACGATTCAGGTTCTTCAGAGAATCAACCTCGTCACCGATACGGGCCAGTCCATGGGGTCGTTTGTAACCCTTGCGACCATGCTTTTGCCGACCCTTATCCCCGTCGTTCTGCCGTTTGCGCTGGTGATTGCCATCACCCAGACGCTCACCGCCATGAATACGGATTCGGAACTGGCGATCATAGATGCATCAGGCGCGCCGCGCTCCATCATCTTCAAGCCCATCCTCATTCTCGGTACGGTTCTGAGCCTCGTTTCCTTTGGAATCACCAATTTTGCCGAGCCCCCTGCCCGCACCGCTGCGCGGCAGATGGTGGCCGCCGCCTATGCCGACCTTCTCTCGTCGGTCATCGAGGAAAAGACGTTCCGCACCATTCAGGATGGTCTTTACGTTCAGATCGGTCAACGACAGGGTCGCATTCTGCGTGGCCTGTTCGTGGCGGATCGGCGCGATCCGAATTACGACCTCATCTATTATGCCAAGGAAGGCATGATCGATGAAGGCGGCACATCTCTCACCATGCGCGATGGCGAAGTCCAGCAGAAGACGCCGGATGGCAAAGTGTCCGTGGTGAAATTCCTGTCCTACGCCTTTGACCTTTCGACGATGTCGGAGAAGTCCGATAACGAGACATCCATTTCATCCAGCGATGCGAGCCTGTCATTCCTTCTGTCGCCGGATCCGACTGTGGACAGTTACAAGAAATCTCCCGGCGGTTTTCGCTCGGAGCTTCACCGCCGTTTGTCGGACTGGATGTTCCCATTTGTTTTTGCTCTGATTTCGCTGGTTGTCGCTGCCGATGCGCGCTCCCACCGTGAGGCGCGCCTGCACCCGATGGTCGCGGCCCTCATCACTGCTTTCATGCTGCGCTGGCTTGGCTTCTACTTCACCAATCAGGTCAAGCAGAGCGCGGCTTTCATACCCTTCGTCTATGCGGTGCCGTTCGTCAGCGGCGGTATCGCCACGTTCCTGCTGCTCTCGGGTAAGAAACTGTTGATGCCGCGCGCATTCGGCAATGCTTTGCAAACCATCCAGAAGCGCTTCTCGTCTTCCAAGGCGCCCGGCGCTGGAGGGCAAAGCGCATGA
- a CDS encoding leucyl aminopeptidase, with translation MSAKFDISFANSANLEDATAILLQVTGDGGPAGQAQVDPSGVLAKATKVAGFAAKSMSVLDVLAPQGSDADRIVVIGLGKPAKLTAHDWLRAGGAAAAQFKKAEKVVIYLDALGIEVDGKAAADFALGLLLRAYSFDTYKTKKKSEDDKTPKSVDVTIITAAHVEAKTAFETAEAEAQGVILARDLVNLPPNVLGPVEFADKAEELKKLGVEVEILGEKEMKKLGMGALLGVAQGSVRPPRLAIMQWKGGSKKDEPIAFVGKGVVFDTGGISLKPGAGMEDMKGDMGGAAAVTGLMHTLAARKAKANVIGVIGLVENMPDGNAQRPGDIVTSMSGQTIEIINTDAEGRLVLADALWYTNDRFKPKFMVNLATLTGAITVALGNLQAGLFCNDDELAERLTKAGDTTQERLWRMPLGKDYDKIIDSKFADMKNSSGRLAGSVTAAQFLKRFVGDMPWAHLDIAGTAMGSPLTEINQSWGSGYGVRLLNELVRAHYED, from the coding sequence ATGTCCGCCAAATTCGATATCTCTTTTGCCAATTCCGCCAATCTTGAAGATGCCACCGCAATTCTGTTGCAGGTTACCGGTGATGGCGGCCCCGCAGGGCAGGCACAGGTCGACCCATCCGGTGTTCTGGCAAAGGCAACCAAAGTGGCCGGTTTTGCCGCAAAATCGATGAGCGTTCTGGACGTGTTGGCACCGCAAGGTTCGGATGCCGACCGGATCGTGGTGATCGGTCTCGGCAAGCCTGCCAAACTGACGGCACATGACTGGCTGCGCGCAGGCGGAGCCGCCGCCGCCCAGTTCAAGAAGGCCGAGAAAGTCGTCATCTATCTCGATGCCTTGGGGATCGAAGTCGATGGCAAGGCTGCTGCCGATTTCGCCCTCGGGCTGCTGCTGCGGGCCTATAGCTTCGATACCTACAAGACGAAAAAGAAATCCGAAGACGACAAAACGCCCAAGAGCGTGGATGTGACGATTATCACCGCCGCCCACGTGGAGGCAAAGACCGCATTTGAGACTGCGGAAGCCGAGGCGCAAGGCGTCATCCTGGCACGTGACCTCGTCAACCTGCCGCCGAATGTTCTGGGTCCCGTCGAGTTCGCCGACAAGGCCGAGGAGTTGAAGAAACTCGGCGTGGAAGTTGAAATCCTTGGCGAAAAGGAAATGAAGAAGCTGGGCATGGGCGCGCTGCTGGGCGTTGCGCAGGGCTCAGTTCGTCCACCACGCCTCGCAATCATGCAGTGGAAGGGTGGCTCCAAGAAGGATGAGCCGATCGCTTTCGTCGGTAAGGGCGTCGTTTTCGACACAGGCGGTATTTCCCTCAAACCCGGTGCGGGCATGGAGGACATGAAGGGCGACATGGGCGGCGCTGCCGCCGTGACTGGCCTTATGCACACGCTTGCTGCCCGCAAGGCGAAGGCCAATGTTATCGGCGTAATCGGTCTTGTGGAAAACATGCCGGACGGCAATGCGCAGCGCCCCGGCGACATCGTCACCTCCATGTCGGGACAGACCATCGAGATCATCAATACCGATGCGGAAGGTCGCCTCGTTTTGGCAGACGCGCTTTGGTACACAAACGACCGCTTCAAGCCTAAGTTCATGGTCAATCTGGCCACTCTGACCGGCGCCATCACCGTCGCACTCGGAAATCTGCAGGCTGGCCTGTTTTGCAATGATGATGAGTTGGCAGAACGACTGACGAAGGCGGGCGATACGACGCAGGAGCGTTTGTGGCGCATGCCGCTGGGCAAGGACTACGACAAGATCATCGATTCGAAGTTCGCGGATATGAAGAACAGCTCCGGTCGTCTGGCCGGTTCCGTCACCGCCGCGCAGTTCCTGAAGCGCTTCGTCGGCGATATGCCGTGGGCCCATCTAGACATTGCAGGAACCGCAATGGGATCGCCTCTGACGGAAATCAATCAGTCCTGGGGCTCCGGTTACGGGGTGCGGCTGCTGAATGAACTGGTTCGCGCGCACTATGAGGATTGA
- a CDS encoding DNA polymerase III subunit chi codes for MTDILFYHLTESKLEDALPPLLEKSLERGWKVAVQTAGEARRDALDVHLWTFRDDSFMPHATDASDRAADQPVLLTATADNANAANVRFIVDGAEPPAFDAYERIVFMFDGYDAAQLEGARAQWKKLKGEGHTLTYWQQSPEGRWQKKA; via the coding sequence ATGACAGACATACTGTTTTACCATCTGACGGAATCGAAACTTGAAGACGCCCTGCCACCGCTTTTGGAAAAGTCGCTGGAGCGTGGCTGGAAGGTCGCGGTCCAGACGGCTGGAGAGGCGCGTCGGGATGCTCTCGACGTTCATCTCTGGACGTTTCGTGACGACAGTTTCATGCCCCACGCCACCGACGCGTCGGACAGAGCAGCCGATCAGCCCGTCCTGTTGACGGCGACTGCCGACAACGCCAATGCAGCCAATGTCCGCTTTATCGTCGATGGTGCCGAACCTCCTGCTTTCGACGCCTATGAGCGCATCGTGTTCATGTTTGACGGTTATGATGCAGCCCAGCTGGAAGGCGCGCGCGCTCAGTGGAAGAAGCTGAAGGGCGAAGGCCACACGCTGACCTACTGGCAGCAGTCGCCGGAAGGCCGCTGGCAGAAGAAGGCATGA